A genomic segment from Daphnia pulex isolate KAP4 chromosome 5, ASM2113471v1 encodes:
- the LOC124194387 gene encoding mitogen-activated protein kinase-binding protein 1-like isoform X11, which produces MEFAGNQEGKVIRVPQLKRGKEDVAVSERVKLERVLGLTVTSNAALACDPNTGTIAYPAGCAVVLFNPRKNRQTHIVNPSRKTLTAVAFSADGKYLVTGECGHQPSVRIWDLADRSQVAEFAGHKFGVVCAAFSPNHKYVVSVGSQHDMIVNVWDWRSGVKVASNKVSSKVKAVSFAENGSYFVTVGNRHVKFWYLEYSRSAKYKEPVPLMGRSAILGEQRNNYFCDVGCGRGEMGDSTYAITKTGLLCEFNNRRLLDKWVELRTSSANCLVVGEQHIFVGCADGIVRCFSPFTLQFVTTLPRTHYLGVDVAKGLSISHMASHPANAKYPDTVALTYDETNHKVACVYSDRSLYLWDITDIRKVGKSHSFLYHAACIWGVESYPSSKEGMKGVLPTGSFVTCSSDDTIRVWNLDPNMGTNTIYRRNIYSNDLLKTLYVDQELAFLKDQDLAAGGSSDKTDSTYDARNGVRCIRISPDGKHLASGDRAGNIRIHDMQFMDQLYKIEAHDSEVLSLEYSKPESGLRLLASASRDRLIHIFSVDQGYSFVQTLDDHSSSITSVRFVLSHGLFQMVSCGADKSLIFRQLQQANGNSQVQFARGHNIVGKTTFYDMESDQSQKHILTACQDRSVRVYNTSTGKHSKTFKGSNSDDGTLIKLCLDSSGLYVATSCTDKTLAVYDYYSGECMATMYGHSELVTGLRFTNDGKHLVSVSGDGCVFIWKLPHDMTVTVQARLTQQSARAAKESRRATYNAHGGSGSGGPLSPDLKTDNEEFGSPPPELFDPNANANQQGMEEDYRFSVGQLPLWAKKQIGENNPPKPGSNSTNKGGVDLPKGRWAQRMDTTNASGITVKSFYQGDSLIPFPPSQMEKGNLADSDGSKDSSLESNEFRSYGRNDGTFLKENEPDEFVPCPASLDEIERASLAFQIPTSKITRRGGESSAESGRGRTLTDDSSASSLKMEDFEGTEHDGDVEDYSDNESTEPEQTEKLMYYPQNEETSSDYTVNAMDVEELRRSQRRVKKPRSSGTDLGMSYTLNPPSSTVSVSGSQDSEDDDDEISTPSGELAERNLLSLLSVSSESLDRVGRRESYLKSNFESLGGQSDNLDMTVVSAETEDGSPFNKSNLSSLTSKFLTKSNSNADMISAVKATQRDPEAARKREELQRRIEETRRKLQSIGYKSNLRNSQSITDLRESGPASLTASPTPNMTSSGSVAGGGGGGTFDSSSAGGRMWGSTKDRVSGKVSRPAASAPQQTQPQPQKARQFVQTQPVKRTSLRPAVSTDLTRSSSMGFLNQANDSDSELKRPQSSASGSTNLIHSNRGSLTVASGVSKSPSFGSISRPSSTQSAMRPTISSANKAAAMSGSKVGGSNSGGTPMKSLQTTRRISSAVSTGDTQQALHDSSSSEEAGGTEPKTNVKARVMSFEKTVGGRSEKARSVLFTPSPKTNPARRSLFNSPVTSASSSTPGVGAPRSAPSTPSDNGPSHDANKVLSRASCELAIETMKASTEQLLLLQRRLAGGTGSSEGSESNLSDRERAELLQLLSTASMPIIQSLKTLQFPPAGIELDRLANATSPQPNENNPLMVQMMQQYSDMLLSMIHQRMGVPAPPSPR; this is translated from the exons ATGGAGTTTGCAGGAAATCAAGAGGGAAAAGTCATAAGGGTTCCTCAGcttaaaagaggaaaagaagatGTTGCTGTTTCAGAACGG GTGAAGCTGGAACGCGTCCTGGGGTTGACCGTCACATCAAATGCGGCGCTCGCCTGCGATCCCAATACGGGAACCATCGCCTATCCTGCAGG ATGCGCCGTGGTGTTGTTCAACCCACGCAAGAATCGCCAGACTCACATTGTCAATCCGTCGCGTAAAACGCTAACGGCGGTGGCTTTTTCGGCCGATGGCAAGTACCTGGTGACGGGCGAATGCGGTCACCAGCCCTCGGTCCGCATTTGGGATCTGGCCGATAGGAGCCAGGTGGCGGAATTTGCTGGGCACAAGTTCGGCGTCGTTTGCGCG GCTTTTTCGCCCAACCACAAGTACGTGGTGTCGGTTGGCTCGCAACACGACATGATTGTCAACGTATGGGATTGGCGTAGCGGCGTCAAAGTGGCCTCCAACAAGGTGTCGTCCAAGGTGAAGGCCGTCTCGTTTGCAGAGAACGGCTCCTACTTCGTGACGGTGGGTAACCGGCACGTCAAATTTTGGTACCTGGAATATTCTCGATCAGCCAAG TATAAGGAACCTGTGCCGCTGATGGGCCGTTCGGCCATTTTGGGCGAGCAGCGCAACAACTACTTTTGTGACGTCGGATGCGGTCGCGGTGAGATGGGCGACTCGACGTACGCCATCACCAAGACGGGCCTCCTCTGTGAATTCAACAACCGTCGCCTCCTGGACAAATGGGTCGAATTAAGG ACGTCGAGCGCCAATTGCTTGGTGGTTGGCGAGCAGCACATATTTGTCGGCTGCGCTGACGGCATCGTCCGATGCTTCAGTCCATTTACGCTGCAGTTCGTCACGACTTTGCCGAGGACGCACTACCTCGGCGTCGACGTCGCCAAGGGTCTCTCCATCAGTCACATGGCCTCGCATCCGGCCAATGCCAAATACCCGGACACGGTGGCGCTCACCTACGACGAGACGAACCACAAGGTGGCCTGCGTCTACAGCGATCGCAGCCTCTACTTGTGGGACATCACCGACATCCGCAAG GTTGGCAAATCGCATTCGTTTTTGTACCACGCTGCCTGCATTTGGGGCGTCGAATCGTACCCCTCTTCCAAAGAAGGCATGAAGGGCGTTCTGCCCACTGGCTCGTTCGTGACCTGCTCGAGTGACGATACGATCCGCGTCTGGAATCTCGACCCCAACATGGGCACCAACACCATCTACCGGCGCAACATTTACAGCAAc GATCTTCTCAAGACCTTGTACGTTGATCAAGAATTAGCTTTCCTGAAGGATCAGGATCTAGCTGCAGGCGGCTCGTCGGACAAGACTGACTCGACTTATGATGCCCGTAATGGTGTCCGATGCATCCGGATTAGTCCGGATGGCAAACACCTGGCTTCGGGTGACCGAGCCGGTAACATTCG GATTCACGACATGCAATTCATGGATCAACTCTACAAAATCGAAGCCCACGACTCGGAAGTGTTGAGTTTGGAATACTCGAAGCCCGAATCTGGATTAAGGCTCTTGGCTTCGGCTTCGCGCGATCGTCTCATTCACATCTTTAGTGTCGAtcag GGTTACAGTTTTGTACAGACGCTGGATGACCATTCGTCGTCCATCACTTCTGTGCGGTTCGTTTTAAGTCATGGACTCTTTCAGATGGTCTCTTGCGGTGCCGATAAGTCGCTCATATTCCGCCAGCTGCAACAG GCTAATGGCAACAGTCAGGTGCAGTTTGCCCGCGGACACAATATCGTCGGCAAGACCACCTTTTACGACATGGAATCGGACCAGAGCCAGAAACACATCTTGACGGCATGCCAGGATCGCAGCGTCAGAGTTTACAACACGTCCACTGGCAAGCACAGCAAGACTTTCAAGGGATCCAACAGCGATGATGGAACGCTTATCAAG CTCTGCCTGGACAGCAGCGGCCTATACGTGGCCACCAGCTGCACGGATAAGACATTGGCCGTCTACGATTACTATTCCGGCGAATGCATGGCCACCATGTATGGCCACTCTGAGCTGGTGACTGGTCTGCGCTTCACTAATGATGGCAAGCACCTGGTCAGCGTTTCGGGCGATGGGTGCGTCTTCATATGGAAGTTGCCGCACGATATGACTGTGACGGTCCAGGCACGGCTGACTCAACAGAGCGCCCGAGCGGCCAAAGAGAGCCGGCGGGCCACTTACAACGCTCACGGAGGTAGCGGCAGTGGCGGACCCCTTTCGCCGGATCTTAAAACCGACAATGAGGAATTCGGTTCTCCCCCGCCGGAATTGTTTGATCCCAACGCCAACGCTAACCAACAAGGGATGGAGGAAGACTATCGTTTTAGCGTCGGTCAGCTGCCCCTGTGGGCCAAGAAGCAAATCGGTGAAAACAATCCACCCAAACCCGGAAGCAATAGTACGAACAAGGGAGGTGTCGACTTGCCAAAGGGTCGATGGGCACAGAGGATGGATACCACCAACGCATCGGGCATCACTGTCAAGTCATTTTACCAAGGCGACAGTCTCATTCCTTTCCCTCCGTCTCAGA TGGAGAAAGGAAACCTGGCAGACTCCGACGGATCCAAGGACAGCTCACTGGAGAGTAACGAGTTCCGCAGCTACGGCCGCAACGACGGGACATTTCTCAAAGAG AACGAACCTGACGAATTTGTCCCTTGTCCTGCGAGCCTTGATGAAATCGAGCGCGCCTCTCTCGCTTTCCAG ATTCCGACGTCGAAGATAACGCGGCGAGGCGGCGAAAGTTCGGCAGAGAGTGGGCGTGGCCGGACATTGACTGACGACAGCAGCGCCAGCAGCTTGAAAATGGAG GATTTCGAAGGGACGGAACATGACGGTGACGTCGAAGATTATTCTGACAACGAGTCCACCGAGCCCGAACAAACTGAGAAGTTGATGTATTATCCCCAAAACGAGGAGACCAGCAG CGATTACACCGTCAACGCTATGGATGTGGAGGAGTTGCGACGATCGCAGCGTCGCGTGAAGAAACCACGATCGTCCGGCACGGACCTTGGCATGAGTTACACTTTGAACCCGCCCAGTAGCACAGTTTCTGTCTCAGGGTCGCAGGACtcggaagacgacgacgatgaaattTCGACGCCAAGTGGCGAACTTGCCGAACGAAATCTACTCTCGCTCCTTTCTGTCAG TTCCGAAAGTCTGGATCGAGTGGGTCGCCGTGAGTCGTACCTGAAGAGTAATTTCGAGTCGCTTGGAGGTCAGAGCGATAATCTGGACATGACGGTCGTCTCGGCCGAAACGGAGGACGGCTCACCTTTCAACAAGTCCAATTTGAGCAGCTTGACGTCGAAATTTTTGACGAAGAGCAACAGCAACGCGGACATGATCAGCGCCGTGAAAGCCACCCAGCGCGATCCTGAAGCGGCCCGCAAGCGTGAGGAGCTGCAGCGCCGAATCGAGGAGACGCGGCGCAAATTGCAAAGC ATTGGCTACAAGTCGAATTTGAGGAACAGTCAAAGCATCACCGATCTGCGAGAGAGTGGACCTGCCTCGTTGACGGCTTCGCCGACTCCCAACATGACGTCGTCCGGCTCCGTCGCCGGAGGTGGAGGAGGCGGCACTTTCGATTCGTCGTCGGCTGGTGGTCGAATGTGGGGATCGACCAAGGATCGAG TGTCTGGAAAAGTGTCCCGGCCTGCGGCCTCCGCTCCGCAACAAACTCAGCCACAACCTCAAAAAGCCAGGCAGTTTGTTCAAACCCAGCCAGTTAAGCGGACGTCGCTTAGACCCGCCGTTTCGACCGATCTGACTCGCAGTTCGTCCATGGGATTTCTTAATCAG gccAACGATTCGGACAGCGAGCTGAAACGACCTCAGTCGAGCGCTTCTGGTTCCACCAATTTGATCCACTCCAATCGTGGGAGTCTAACTGTCGCTTCCGGCGTATCCAAATCGCCTTCGTTCGGATCCATTTCTCGTCCCTCGTCAACACAGTCAGCCATGCGTCCCACCATCAGCTCAGCCAACAAAGCTGCCGCCATGTCCGGCAGTAAAGTTGGCGGAAGCAACAGTGGTGGAACTCCGATGAAATCTCTGCAGACGACTCGTCGTATTTCATCGGCCGTTTCCACCGGGGACACCCAGCAGGCGTTGCACGATTCTTCCAGTTCAGAGGAAGCCGGCGGTACCGAGCCCAAAACCAACGTCAAGGCCCGAGTGATGAGTTTTGAGAAAACGGTTGGCGGCCGAAGTGAAAAGGCACGCTCTGTTTTGTTCACTCCGTCTCCCAAGACCAATCCGGCTCGCCGTAGTCTCTTCAACAGTCCAGTCACATCTGCATCGTCGTCCACTCCGGGAGTGGGTGCACCTCGGTCCGCCCCGTCGACTCCATCCGACAATGGCCCATCCCACGATGCCAATAAAGTCTTGTCACGAGCCTCGTGCGAATTGGCCATTGAGACCATGAAGGCCTCAACGGAGCAGCTTCTTCTGTTGCAGCGCCGACTTGCGGGCGGGACGGGTTCGTCTGAAGGTTCAGAATCCAACCTGTCGGATCGAGAAAGAGCTGAGCTACTGCAGTTGCTCTCTACGGCTTCTATGCCCATCATCCAAAGTCTGAAGACTCTCCAGTTCCCACCGGCGGGCATAGAGCTGGATCGATTGGCAAACGCGACGTCGCCACAACCCAATGAAAACAATCCTTTGATGGTTCAGATGATGCAACAGTATTCTGACATGCTTCTTTCGATGATCCACCAGCGAATGGGAGTCCCGGCTCCGCCCTCTCCGCGGTAG
- the LOC124194387 gene encoding mitogen-activated protein kinase-binding protein 1-like isoform X10: protein MLQKNVVINGRVPEPMPGPKAAVNEVVNNNQKRVKLERVLGLTVTSNAALACDPNTGTIAYPAGCAVVLFNPRKNRQTHIVNPSRKTLTAVAFSADGKYLVTGECGHQPSVRIWDLADRSQVAEFAGHKFGVVCAAFSPNHKYVVSVGSQHDMIVNVWDWRSGVKVASNKVSSKVKAVSFAENGSYFVTVGNRHVKFWYLEYSRSAKYKEPVPLMGRSAILGEQRNNYFCDVGCGRGEMGDSTYAITKTGLLCEFNNRRLLDKWVELRTSSANCLVVGEQHIFVGCADGIVRCFSPFTLQFVTTLPRTHYLGVDVAKGLSISHMASHPANAKYPDTVALTYDETNHKVACVYSDRSLYLWDITDIRKVGKSHSFLYHAACIWGVESYPSSKEGMKGVLPTGSFVTCSSDDTIRVWNLDPNMGTNTIYRRNIYSNDLLKTLYVDQELAFLKDQDLAAGGSSDKTDSTYDARNGVRCIRISPDGKHLASGDRAGNIRIHDMQFMDQLYKIEAHDSEVLSLEYSKPESGLRLLASASRDRLIHIFSVDQGYSFVQTLDDHSSSITSVRFVLSHGLFQMVSCGADKSLIFRQLQQANGNSQVQFARGHNIVGKTTFYDMESDQSQKHILTACQDRSVRVYNTSTGKHSKTFKGSNSDDGTLIKLCLDSSGLYVATSCTDKTLAVYDYYSGECMATMYGHSELVTGLRFTNDGKHLVSVSGDGCVFIWKLPHDMTVTVQARLTQQSARAAKESRRATYNAHGGSGSGGPLSPDLKTDNEEFGSPPPELFDPNANANQQGMEEDYRFSVGQLPLWAKKQIGENNPPKPGSNSTNKGGVDLPKGRWAQRMDTTNASGITVKSFYQGDSLIPFPPSQMEKGNLADSDGSKDSSLESNEFRSYGRNDGTFLKENEPDEFVPCPASLDEIERASLAFQIPTSKITRRGGESSAESGRGRTLTDDSSASSLKMEDFEGTEHDGDVEDYSDNESTEPEQTEKLMYYPQNEETSSDYTVNAMDVEELRRSQRRVKKPRSSGTDLGMSYTLNPPSSTVSVSGSQDSEDDDDEISTPSGELAERNLLSLLSVSSESLDRVGRRESYLKSNFESLGGQSDNLDMTVVSAETEDGSPFNKSNLSSLTSKFLTKSNSNADMISAVKATQRDPEAARKREELQRRIEETRRKLQSIGYKSNLRNSQSITDLRESGPASLTASPTPNMTSSGSVAGGGGGGTFDSSSAGGRMWGSTKDRVSGKVSRPAASAPQQTQPQPQKARQFVQTQPVKRTSLRPAVSTDLTRSSSMGFLNQANDSDSELKRPQSSASGSTNLIHSNRGSLTVASGVSKSPSFGSISRPSSTQSAMRPTISSANKAAAMSGSKVGGSNSGGTPMKSLQTTRRISSAVSTGDTQQALHDSSSSEEAGGTEPKTNVKARVMSFEKTVGGRSEKARSVLFTPSPKTNPARRSLFNSPVTSASSSTPGVGAPRSAPSTPSDNGPSHDANKVLSRASCELAIETMKASTEQLLLLQRRLAGGTGSSEGSESNLSDRERAELLQLLSTASMPIIQSLKTLQFPPAGIELDRLANATSPQPNENNPLMVQMMQQYSDMLLSMIHQRMGVPAPPSPR, encoded by the exons ATGCTTCAGAAGAACGTCGTCATTAACGGACGGGTGCCGGAGCCAATGCCAGGACCCAAAGCAGCGGTGAATGAGGtcgtcaacaacaaccagaagaGA GTGAAGCTGGAACGCGTCCTGGGGTTGACCGTCACATCAAATGCGGCGCTCGCCTGCGATCCCAATACGGGAACCATCGCCTATCCTGCAGG ATGCGCCGTGGTGTTGTTCAACCCACGCAAGAATCGCCAGACTCACATTGTCAATCCGTCGCGTAAAACGCTAACGGCGGTGGCTTTTTCGGCCGATGGCAAGTACCTGGTGACGGGCGAATGCGGTCACCAGCCCTCGGTCCGCATTTGGGATCTGGCCGATAGGAGCCAGGTGGCGGAATTTGCTGGGCACAAGTTCGGCGTCGTTTGCGCG GCTTTTTCGCCCAACCACAAGTACGTGGTGTCGGTTGGCTCGCAACACGACATGATTGTCAACGTATGGGATTGGCGTAGCGGCGTCAAAGTGGCCTCCAACAAGGTGTCGTCCAAGGTGAAGGCCGTCTCGTTTGCAGAGAACGGCTCCTACTTCGTGACGGTGGGTAACCGGCACGTCAAATTTTGGTACCTGGAATATTCTCGATCAGCCAAG TATAAGGAACCTGTGCCGCTGATGGGCCGTTCGGCCATTTTGGGCGAGCAGCGCAACAACTACTTTTGTGACGTCGGATGCGGTCGCGGTGAGATGGGCGACTCGACGTACGCCATCACCAAGACGGGCCTCCTCTGTGAATTCAACAACCGTCGCCTCCTGGACAAATGGGTCGAATTAAGG ACGTCGAGCGCCAATTGCTTGGTGGTTGGCGAGCAGCACATATTTGTCGGCTGCGCTGACGGCATCGTCCGATGCTTCAGTCCATTTACGCTGCAGTTCGTCACGACTTTGCCGAGGACGCACTACCTCGGCGTCGACGTCGCCAAGGGTCTCTCCATCAGTCACATGGCCTCGCATCCGGCCAATGCCAAATACCCGGACACGGTGGCGCTCACCTACGACGAGACGAACCACAAGGTGGCCTGCGTCTACAGCGATCGCAGCCTCTACTTGTGGGACATCACCGACATCCGCAAG GTTGGCAAATCGCATTCGTTTTTGTACCACGCTGCCTGCATTTGGGGCGTCGAATCGTACCCCTCTTCCAAAGAAGGCATGAAGGGCGTTCTGCCCACTGGCTCGTTCGTGACCTGCTCGAGTGACGATACGATCCGCGTCTGGAATCTCGACCCCAACATGGGCACCAACACCATCTACCGGCGCAACATTTACAGCAAc GATCTTCTCAAGACCTTGTACGTTGATCAAGAATTAGCTTTCCTGAAGGATCAGGATCTAGCTGCAGGCGGCTCGTCGGACAAGACTGACTCGACTTATGATGCCCGTAATGGTGTCCGATGCATCCGGATTAGTCCGGATGGCAAACACCTGGCTTCGGGTGACCGAGCCGGTAACATTCG GATTCACGACATGCAATTCATGGATCAACTCTACAAAATCGAAGCCCACGACTCGGAAGTGTTGAGTTTGGAATACTCGAAGCCCGAATCTGGATTAAGGCTCTTGGCTTCGGCTTCGCGCGATCGTCTCATTCACATCTTTAGTGTCGAtcag GGTTACAGTTTTGTACAGACGCTGGATGACCATTCGTCGTCCATCACTTCTGTGCGGTTCGTTTTAAGTCATGGACTCTTTCAGATGGTCTCTTGCGGTGCCGATAAGTCGCTCATATTCCGCCAGCTGCAACAG GCTAATGGCAACAGTCAGGTGCAGTTTGCCCGCGGACACAATATCGTCGGCAAGACCACCTTTTACGACATGGAATCGGACCAGAGCCAGAAACACATCTTGACGGCATGCCAGGATCGCAGCGTCAGAGTTTACAACACGTCCACTGGCAAGCACAGCAAGACTTTCAAGGGATCCAACAGCGATGATGGAACGCTTATCAAG CTCTGCCTGGACAGCAGCGGCCTATACGTGGCCACCAGCTGCACGGATAAGACATTGGCCGTCTACGATTACTATTCCGGCGAATGCATGGCCACCATGTATGGCCACTCTGAGCTGGTGACTGGTCTGCGCTTCACTAATGATGGCAAGCACCTGGTCAGCGTTTCGGGCGATGGGTGCGTCTTCATATGGAAGTTGCCGCACGATATGACTGTGACGGTCCAGGCACGGCTGACTCAACAGAGCGCCCGAGCGGCCAAAGAGAGCCGGCGGGCCACTTACAACGCTCACGGAGGTAGCGGCAGTGGCGGACCCCTTTCGCCGGATCTTAAAACCGACAATGAGGAATTCGGTTCTCCCCCGCCGGAATTGTTTGATCCCAACGCCAACGCTAACCAACAAGGGATGGAGGAAGACTATCGTTTTAGCGTCGGTCAGCTGCCCCTGTGGGCCAAGAAGCAAATCGGTGAAAACAATCCACCCAAACCCGGAAGCAATAGTACGAACAAGGGAGGTGTCGACTTGCCAAAGGGTCGATGGGCACAGAGGATGGATACCACCAACGCATCGGGCATCACTGTCAAGTCATTTTACCAAGGCGACAGTCTCATTCCTTTCCCTCCGTCTCAGA TGGAGAAAGGAAACCTGGCAGACTCCGACGGATCCAAGGACAGCTCACTGGAGAGTAACGAGTTCCGCAGCTACGGCCGCAACGACGGGACATTTCTCAAAGAG AACGAACCTGACGAATTTGTCCCTTGTCCTGCGAGCCTTGATGAAATCGAGCGCGCCTCTCTCGCTTTCCAG ATTCCGACGTCGAAGATAACGCGGCGAGGCGGCGAAAGTTCGGCAGAGAGTGGGCGTGGCCGGACATTGACTGACGACAGCAGCGCCAGCAGCTTGAAAATGGAG GATTTCGAAGGGACGGAACATGACGGTGACGTCGAAGATTATTCTGACAACGAGTCCACCGAGCCCGAACAAACTGAGAAGTTGATGTATTATCCCCAAAACGAGGAGACCAGCAG CGATTACACCGTCAACGCTATGGATGTGGAGGAGTTGCGACGATCGCAGCGTCGCGTGAAGAAACCACGATCGTCCGGCACGGACCTTGGCATGAGTTACACTTTGAACCCGCCCAGTAGCACAGTTTCTGTCTCAGGGTCGCAGGACtcggaagacgacgacgatgaaattTCGACGCCAAGTGGCGAACTTGCCGAACGAAATCTACTCTCGCTCCTTTCTGTCAG TTCCGAAAGTCTGGATCGAGTGGGTCGCCGTGAGTCGTACCTGAAGAGTAATTTCGAGTCGCTTGGAGGTCAGAGCGATAATCTGGACATGACGGTCGTCTCGGCCGAAACGGAGGACGGCTCACCTTTCAACAAGTCCAATTTGAGCAGCTTGACGTCGAAATTTTTGACGAAGAGCAACAGCAACGCGGACATGATCAGCGCCGTGAAAGCCACCCAGCGCGATCCTGAAGCGGCCCGCAAGCGTGAGGAGCTGCAGCGCCGAATCGAGGAGACGCGGCGCAAATTGCAAAGC ATTGGCTACAAGTCGAATTTGAGGAACAGTCAAAGCATCACCGATCTGCGAGAGAGTGGACCTGCCTCGTTGACGGCTTCGCCGACTCCCAACATGACGTCGTCCGGCTCCGTCGCCGGAGGTGGAGGAGGCGGCACTTTCGATTCGTCGTCGGCTGGTGGTCGAATGTGGGGATCGACCAAGGATCGAG TGTCTGGAAAAGTGTCCCGGCCTGCGGCCTCCGCTCCGCAACAAACTCAGCCACAACCTCAAAAAGCCAGGCAGTTTGTTCAAACCCAGCCAGTTAAGCGGACGTCGCTTAGACCCGCCGTTTCGACCGATCTGACTCGCAGTTCGTCCATGGGATTTCTTAATCAG gccAACGATTCGGACAGCGAGCTGAAACGACCTCAGTCGAGCGCTTCTGGTTCCACCAATTTGATCCACTCCAATCGTGGGAGTCTAACTGTCGCTTCCGGCGTATCCAAATCGCCTTCGTTCGGATCCATTTCTCGTCCCTCGTCAACACAGTCAGCCATGCGTCCCACCATCAGCTCAGCCAACAAAGCTGCCGCCATGTCCGGCAGTAAAGTTGGCGGAAGCAACAGTGGTGGAACTCCGATGAAATCTCTGCAGACGACTCGTCGTATTTCATCGGCCGTTTCCACCGGGGACACCCAGCAGGCGTTGCACGATTCTTCCAGTTCAGAGGAAGCCGGCGGTACCGAGCCCAAAACCAACGTCAAGGCCCGAGTGATGAGTTTTGAGAAAACGGTTGGCGGCCGAAGTGAAAAGGCACGCTCTGTTTTGTTCACTCCGTCTCCCAAGACCAATCCGGCTCGCCGTAGTCTCTTCAACAGTCCAGTCACATCTGCATCGTCGTCCACTCCGGGAGTGGGTGCACCTCGGTCCGCCCCGTCGACTCCATCCGACAATGGCCCATCCCACGATGCCAATAAAGTCTTGTCACGAGCCTCGTGCGAATTGGCCATTGAGACCATGAAGGCCTCAACGGAGCAGCTTCTTCTGTTGCAGCGCCGACTTGCGGGCGGGACGGGTTCGTCTGAAGGTTCAGAATCCAACCTGTCGGATCGAGAAAGAGCTGAGCTACTGCAGTTGCTCTCTACGGCTTCTATGCCCATCATCCAAAGTCTGAAGACTCTCCAGTTCCCACCGGCGGGCATAGAGCTGGATCGATTGGCAAACGCGACGTCGCCACAACCCAATGAAAACAATCCTTTGATGGTTCAGATGATGCAACAGTATTCTGACATGCTTCTTTCGATGATCCACCAGCGAATGGGAGTCCCGGCTCCGCCCTCTCCGCGGTAG